The stretch of DNA CCTCCTTTATTCTGTCCGCAGGCACTCAGCAGAAGCATAACGCTTGCTACAATCAATACAAAAACTGTTCTCGAACTTCTCCAAAAAGTGCTCATTTCTCTCGTCTCCCCCTGATTCATATCTCAAAATTAAAATGATTAATTAACAATATAACGCCTAAATCCAAGTATGTAAATTGGTTTTAGTAATTTTATTTTTTAACGGATTAAAACGATAACGCCTAGCAATAAAAAAATGCAAAAAAAGCCGAGAAACATAGCGTTTCTCGGCTTTTCAAATAACTATTTTTACTTAAAGGATTATCGCAATCAAACCACCCGAACCTTCGTTGATGATACGTCCCAGCGTCTCCTGCAGCTTATACCGGGCATTATCCGGCATGAGCGCAATCTTGCCCTGGATACCTTCCCTGACAATCGAATGCAGGGAGCGGCCAAATATATCGGATTCCCAAATTTTAATTGGATCATTCTCAAAATCCTGCATCAAGTAGCGTACGAGCTCTTCGCTCTGCTTCTCAGTTCCAATAATCGGGGCAAATTCGGATTCCACATCGACGCGGATCATATGAATCGAAGGAGCTGTTGCCTTCAGTCTAACCCCAAATCTGGAGCCTTGGCGGATCAATTCCGGCTCATCCAGCGCCATCTCAGCTAGCGATGGAGCTGCAATACCATAGCCCGTCGTCTTCACCATTTCCAGGGCCTCGGCAAACCGATCATATTCCCGCTTGGCATGTGTAAATTCCTGCATCAATTGCAGCAAGTGGTCCTTCCCTCGAATCTCAACCCCGACCACTTCGGTCAGAATCCGATCATATAAATCATCCGGCGCATAAAGATCAATTTCCGCAACGCCTTGCCCCATATTCAAACCACTCAAGCCTGCATGGTCGATGAAATCATATTCCATAAAGCTTCCGACTACCCGCTCCACATCGCGCAAACGCCGGATATCCTTCACAGTGTCTCGCACAGAATTCTCATAATTACTGCGCAGCCAGTGATTATCGTTTAGCACCATGACCCAACTTGGCAGATTGACATTAACCTCGTGCACAGGGAACTCATACAGCACTTCGCGGAGTACGCCAGTTACGTCTTCTTCACTCATTGTAGCCGCACTTAAGGTCAGCACAGGAATATCGTACTTCGCCGCAAGCTCACTGCGAAGCTGAAGTGCCTCCTCACTGCGCGGTTTGGCTGAGTTGATGACAAGCACGAACGGCTTGCCAACCTCCTTTAATTCATTAACAACCCGTTCCTCCGACTCTACATATGAATATCGGGGAATGTCGGCAACTGTACCGTCTGTAGTGATCACAACACCCAGTGTAGAATGCTCCTGGATGACCTTGCGCGTACCAATCTCAGCAGCTTCTTGGAACGGGATCGGCTCTTCAAACCAAGGTGTAGAGATCATTCTTGGCCCATTCTCGTCCTCATAGCCTTTAGCTCCCTCGACGGCATATCCTACACAATCAACCAGCCGAACATTCACCTCAAGTCCTTCTGCAACCTTAATTTGAACTGCATTGTTCGGAACGAATTTGGGCTCTGTAGTCATAATTGTCTTACCTGCCGCGCTTTGCGGCAGCTCATCTACTGCCCGGACCCGGTCAGCTTCACTAGAAATATTAGGAAGTACCACCGTTTCCATAAACCGCTTAATAAATGTTGACTTGCCTGTGCGAACCGCTCCAACTACGCCCAGATAAATATCTCCTCCGGTACGTTCGGCAATGTCTTTAAAAATGTCTACTTTCTCCAATACCAATGATATCCCCTCCTCAAATTTGCCGAAGGATAAATGCCTTGAGAGCATCCGCCTCGCTTTTGGACCCTGAGCCTTTCAACCTGTGCAGGCGGCAGAGCAGCTGTCTACCCCGCCCGCGTCCGCCGCCGAGAGAACGTGTCGACTTTCGATGGAACGAAGCGGCGTAAACTCGTACATGCATTTGGACTAGTATCATCATATGTACCGGATGAAGATTTATGACGGAATTTTAGCGGTCATCAAAGAGCAACAGGTTACTTCCTGCATACCGCCACAAAGCTTCAACGGTCCGAAGACGAACAGCATTTGGGTGCCGTATTACATATTTATGTTCACCTGCAAAAAAGTATGACTTACGCTTGAAGTCCGCTATCAAAATACACATAAGCAGCACAAATAACCGTCCGGAACACCGGACGGTTATCTTACACACGGGTCAGCTGTATTCGTTGTAAATCTGACCTACCAGAGCAAATCATCTTCTTCCTGTTGCTCTAGCTGCCGGCGAATAGCCGCCTTTAGACGATCTTCTGGAAGCCTTACAGTTGCAGTCCCCTGAAGCTTAGCCTGGCAGGCCAGCCTAACCCCCTGGCCAGCCAGCGAGCCGAGCTTACGCTCTTCCGCAGCCGTAAGCGCAGCCAAGCCATTCTGTGCACCCGGCTCTGTATGTACCTTGCACATCATACATGAAGCCTTCCCCCCGCAGCGAGTTGCAATATGAATTCTAGCAAGCCTTGCAGCAGACAGCACTGTCGTTCCCTGTTTCACTTTAACTGTCTTCCCTTGAGGCAGAAAAGTAATTTGTACATCCAATAGAATCACCTCCTAAGCCCCTTCTCCCATACCACAACAAGCTGCGGAGCCCTCAGAACTTCTCCCAGTTTAAGAATCTGATCTTTTGTCCATCGGTTAGCCGAACTTAGTAGCAGACTGGATATAAGCGGCAAATGTACATCCAGCTGCCTGCTCATATGTTCAGCTATCGGGAGATAGCGGTCTTTCCGCTCACGAAGAATATTGAACATTAATTCGTGAGGCAGCGGCATCAGTTTTAGGTTCGGCACCACTTCCGGAGCGTACGGGTACAGCAGCGCTTCAATTTGAACCTGGTACATCCCTCCATCAGCAGATACCTCGAAGCCTCCTACCAACTCTATAGGCTTACTCATAAGCACATAGTGGCTCAGTAATGAGCGATATAGTCCGCTTGTATCCATTACCGGCTTATCTATAGAATATTTCGCTAATTTGTTATGCAGCAGATTCGCATCTGAAAGATCGCAATAAATATCAATATCTCTAGGCTCACTAGACAACTGCACACCTTGAAGCCATAGACTTGAGCTTCCACCTAGCAGCCAGGATGCTTCCTCCTGTGCAAGGAGCCGGGCTAGCTCGTCCAGCACCATACCCAGTTCGGGATGTCCGGTTAGGCCATTCGATTGAACATACTGATTTAAGGTCATCATCGCTATTCTTTCTTCGCCGGGTAATGTTCTCTAGCAGCCTCCAATCTCAATCGAGCGCTCCTTTGTTCCGGCGGCCCTTTCCTTGAAAATATGCTTCACATTATAACATTCTAACAGGCCTTGAGCCACGCCTGATTTTATAACAATGAACCCTTCAACCACGTAAGCGGCGAAGGGCTCATGTAAGAAAAAACTATTTTTTTATCATCATTTTCATCAAAGATTCCATACTGTGCGGATTCATGCCGCTCTTCTTCACAGCAACGATGATTTCATTGATGGTCTGCTCCGACACGGGCACATTAGCCATAGAAGATACCTGCTTAATAAGCTGGCGCAATTGAGTCTCACTTTGTAACGTAGATGGCTTGACTGTGCTAGCTAATTTTTTTACAGCATTTTCACTGATGTTTTTTCCAGTTTTCTTGTTAATGGCATTCAGTGCATCCTTGGAAATATTTTTACTCATGCTCATCCCTCCTCCGGCAGTGCTCTATGGCAGTGTATGCCAAAGGAGGAGGAATGGTGAATTCAATCGATCAGGTATGCCACTGCTCCCAAGTTTCGAGTGACATGACCTCCATCTCTGTCTTAGGGTCACGTCCCATTAGAGCCTCAACGGCAGTACGCACCTGAAGTCCCTCAAATAGAACGTGATAGAGCTGACGAGCAATCGGCATCTGGACCCCATACTGCTCAGAAATTTCATGGGCCGCCTTGGTCGTGCGAATTCCCTCGACAACCATTCCCATGGATTCAAGCACCTCATCCAGCGGTTTACCTTGGCCTAGAAGGTAGCCAGCGCGCCAATTCCGGCTGTGCTGGCTTGTAGCTGTAACGACAAGGTCGCCCACCCCAGCCAATCCCGCAAACGTTAAAGGATTGGCACCCATTTCGACGCCGATCCGGGTAATTTCAGCAAGCCCGCGGGTAAGCAAAGCAGCTTTGGCATTATCCCCAAAGCCCAGCCCATCCGACATGCCTGCACCTAGTGCAATGATATTCTTCAAGGCGCCTGCAAGCTCAACACCTATCACATCACGATTCGTATAAACACGAAAGTATGAATTCATAAATAATTCCTGAGCACGCTTAGCTTGGATCTCCTCCTGCGATGCTACAACTACAGTAGTGGGACATCGCTTAACCACTTCTTCAGCATGGCTGGGACCGGACAATACAACGATCTGGCCCTCTGGACAGTCCAATTCTTCAGAAATAACCGTAGAAATCCGCTTCATACTTTCTGTTTCGAAGCCTTTTGTTGCGTGAAGAACAAGCATATCTGGCTGCCAATACTTCTTCAGCTCCCTGGAGACCGACCTAACAGCAGAAGATGGGGCCACCATTACGACGGCTTCAGCCCCCTTCAGCGCCTCTCCCATATCGGTTGTCGCATGAATATTGGGCGACAATGTTACTCCAGGCAAATAATGCTCATTCCGATGCTCATGATTTACTTGTTCTGCCTGATTCTTATTCCGGGTCCATAAAGCCACCTCAACGCCGTTATCTGCCAGTACGCTTGCCAGAGCCGTACCCCAGCTACCTGCTACCAAAACAGCTGCCTTATTAAACAACCCGTTTCCCTCCTTTGGATCCCAGTTTGTTCTCACGACCCTGAATCAGCTTTACGATATTACTGCGATGCCGCCAGAAGGCAAACACGCAGATAATGAGACTGGTCCATAAATATGGCCCGTGTTCACCGGTAAATAGAAGGAAAACCGGCGTCAACAACACAAAGATCAAGGAACCAAGCGAGACGAATCGTGTAAACACGATGGATAGAATCGCAATAATCCCGGCGTATAAGGCTGGGAAGAAGAAAAGGGTTGCCATCACACCTATAGTTGAGGCAATGCCCTTTCCGCCGCGGAACCGGAAATACACCGGCCAGTTATGGCCGATGATTACAGCGATTCCACAAAGCGCTGGCACCCATTCAGATCCATTGCCAAGCCAGATCCCCAGCCATACACCTGCAATTCCTTTTAGAATATCGAGCATAAGGACAAGAACTGCAGGCCCTTTTCCTAGTGTTCGCAGCGTATTCGTAGCTCCCGCATTTCCACTGCCGTGCTGGCGAATATCAATTCCCTTAAGCGCTTTGGCCAACAGAACACTGAAGCTGATGGAACCCAGCAGATAACTGATGACCACAGCCAATATTGAAAAAATAACCATGTTATCCCCTAACCTTCATCAGACTTGCGCCGAGTGAACAATCGGATCGGTGTCCCGTCAAAATCAAATGCGGCGCGAATTTTGTTCTCTAAATAGCGTTCATAAGAGAAGTGCATCAACTCCGGATCATTCACGAAAACGACGATCGTCGGAGGCTTCACCGCAACCTGGGTTACATAGTTAATACGCAGCCGCCGTCCTTTATCTGTAGGCGGTGGGTTGATTGCAACTGCATCCGACACGACATCATTGAGCAGATGTGTCTGAACGCGCTTCGCATGCTGCTCCGATACATGCTGGACAACTGGAAGTAGCTTATGAAGACGTTGTTTGGTCTTCGCGGATAGGAACACCACAGGGGCATAGGTCATAAACAGGAAATGATCCCGAATCTTGCGTTCAAATTCCTGCATGGTCTTGTCATTCTTCTCTACAACATCCCACTTATTCACAACAAACAGAGACGCTTTCCCAGCCTCATATGCGTAACCGGCGATATGCTTGTCCTGCTCAATAATGCCTTCCTCGCCGTTAATCACGACCAAGACAACATCAGAGCGTTCAATCGCCTTCAATGCCCGCATCACGCTGTATTTCTCTGTCGTCTCATAGACCTTACCGCGCTTGCGCATGCCTGCCGTATCGATGAGCACATATCGCTGCCCGTCCTTCTCAAATGGGGTATCGATCGCATCCCTCGTAGTTCCCGCGATGTCGCTTACGATTACTCGCTCTTCGCCAAGAATGGCGTTGACTAGCGAGGACTTCCCTACATTCGGGCGGCCGATAAGTGCGACACGAATCACATCTTCATCATATTCTTCTTCTTCAATTACTGGAAGATTGTCTACAATAGCGTCCAGCAAATCTCCAACGCCAGTTCCATGGCTTCCTGACACAGCGATAGGATCACCAAAGCCCAGGTTGTAGAACTCATAAATGTGATCAACCCGATTTAAATTATCCACTTTATTAACAGCCATGAGAACCGGTTTTCCCGACCGATACAGCAGGGTTGCAACTTCCTCATCGGATTGGGTAACACCGGCCTTTGCGTCACACATAAAGATAATGACGTCGGCTTCTTCAATAGCGAGCTCAGCCTGTGCACGAATCGATTTCAGAATCGTATCCTCACCGTCAATCTCAATCCCTCCCGTGTCAATAATGCTGAAGGGCTTGCCGTTCCATTCTGCAATACCATAAATTCTATCCCGGGTTATTCCCGGCTTGTCTTCTACAATGGCTAATCTGTCGCCGATAATGCGGTTAAAGATCGTAGATTTCCCCACATTAGGTCGGCCGACAATGGCCACTACCGGTCTTGCCATACTCATTCCTCCTATACTTGAACAACCATGCAACTTCAGATTAACTTTTGTCTCCAAATTCATTGAAAAAGGGATACTATCTTAACCTATATCCACCTGAACATACGAATTCGTCTTAAAGAATCAATCATACTCTTACCCTTTGTCTTCCGTTACTCATCATAGCAAAAAAAGCCGCAATTGGCGAACATTCCGCCAAGCCACCCTAGATTTACAAATCCGTCCATTTGTATTATATCCAATCTGTAATCACTCAATCGTTCAATAAAAAACGGCGAACCCTTAATCGAGTTCGCCGCTAATCGCCAACTTACAATGGTAGCTTATTTCAATTTGCTCAGCTTATCACCAAAGCGCTCACCAAGGGTAATGCTCATTCCTTGATTGCTGAGAGAAACATTTGGATTGTTCAGCTCTTCGCGTGCAGAGTGGCCCTTATTGCTGGTTCTTTCTGCTTTAGGAGCTGGAGCCGGAGCTTCTTCTGTTTCCTTGATGCTCAAGCTAACACGCTTCTCAGAAGGATTCACGTCAAGGATTTTAACTTGAACGGATTGACCTTCTTTAAGCACTTCATGCGGTGTTCCGATATGTTTATGAGAAATTTGGGAAATATGAACGAGTCCTTCTACCCCTGGAGCAATCTCTACGAATGCGCCGAAGTTCACCAGACGCTTAACTTCACCGGTAACGATGTCACCTGTATTGAATTGATCCGCAGCCGTCTCCCAAGGACCTGGTTGAGCGGCTTTAATGCTCAGGCTGATTTTGCCCTTCTCAGGGTCAACTTTAAGCACTTTAACTTTCACTTGATCTCCTTCAGACAGAGCGTCAGATGGCTTATCGACATGGCTCCAAGCAATTTCAGACACGTGAACCAGTCCGTCCACACCGCCTACATCAACAAATGCCCCGAATTGGGTCAGACGCTGAACTGTTCCTTCGATCACTTGGCCTTCTTGGAGTTCTGCCATTATCTTTTGTTTGTTAACTTCGAACTCTTCATCCAGAACATCCTTCTGGGACAGAATCACTTTGTTGTTCTCGCGGTCGAGTTCTTTAACTTTTACGCGAAGTGTGCGACCTTTGTAATCGCTGAAATCTTCTACAAAGTGACGTTCAACCATAGATGCAGGAATAAAACCACGAACGCCAACATCAACTACAATGCCGCCTTTAACAACGTCTTTAACGACAACTTCAAATGTTTCTTGGCTGTCAAAGCGCTTTTGCAGCTCATCCCAAGCATTCTCACTGTCGATCGCACGTTTGGAGAGAACAAGGCTTTCCTTCTCATCATTGATGCTAACGACTTTTGCCTCTACTTCTTGTCCTACTTGAACAGCTTCAGCAGCGGAATCCAGCTGAACTGAAGACAACTCACGAATAGGAATAACGCCGTCATATTTATATCCGATGCTTACATAAGCCTGATTATCTTCGACTTTGACGATCGTTCCTCTGACGGTGTCCCCTTTTTTCAAGGATACGATTTGCTCCAATTCATCTTGATTTGTCGCTTCTACAGTTTCTTGCTGATCTTTCATTTCTTCCGACATCTCAATACCCTCCTCAGTTCAAAAAACCCATTTATTTAAACCCGCCGCGAAAGCGAAGTTCAAAACATTTCTTTCATGTCATAGCTTGCCAAATCCACTCTGGGTTATGCACAATATCAGCAGCTTTATGTAAGCTAACGATTATTGGATTTGAGCTTAACAATCTCTGACATGATCCTTGCTGTCGCAAGTTCGGCCGCATCTGTGCCGGGATTCTCACGAAATTCATCAAGATCTACTGGCGGTCCATAAACCACTTTCATCTTGCGGAACAGCTTATAGCTGCCCATAATCGCTACAGGAATTACAACCGCATCACTACGTAGAGCAAAGGTTGCTGCACCTTTGTTGCCTTCACCAATCTCGCCGGTTCTGGAACGTGTGCCTTCTGGGAATATCCCAATGATTTCTCCGCCCCGCAGTAATTTGAGCGTGGTCTTAATAGACTCCTTGCTGACTCCGCCACGTTTGACGGGAAACGCACCAAGCTCCCTAAATAACCAGCCAAGCACTGGAATGTTGAACAACTCCGCCTTAGCCATAAAGTGAACCTTGCGCTTCAGTAAAATACCAATCGTTGGCGGATCAAAATTGCTGATGTGATTGGAACAGAGCAGAACACCACCCTCACGGGGCACATGATGTAATCCATGGCCTTCCAACCGAAACAACAATTTATACAAGACTCTTAATAGACCGCGACCAAAATTGTAAATCATCCTTTGCTTCTCTCCATCCCATACAATCTGCACATGGATACAATTGCCTCAGCAACCTCTTCGATTGACATCTGAGTGGTATCCAGAAGTGTAGCATCGTCTGCTTGACGGAGAGGCGAGATCTCCCGCCCAGCATCCAAACGATCCCGTTCGGTGATATCGCGTTCCAGCTGTTCAAGTGATACATTCGTCGTATCCTTAAGTTCAAGGTAGCGTCTTCTTGCGCGTTCAGCTGCATCCGCGGTCATAAAGACCTTCACTTCCGCATCTGGAAGCACCGTAGTACCGATATCGCGTCCATCCATCACGACGCCTTTGCGCAAAGCCATTTGCCGCTGGAGGGTAACCATCAGACTTCGCAGCCCCTCGATTTGCGCATATCGGGACACTTGGGAACTTACCTCTAAAGATCTGATTTCACGGGTAACTTCCTTACCATCCACCAGAACCTTTTGCCCTTCTTCTGATGGTATTAAATCAATAACCAGATTTTGAGCAGTTTGAAGCACTTGTTGTTCATCTTCAGGGGAAATGCCTGACTTAAGCATTACCCATGTGACTGCTCGGTACATAGCACCGGTATCGACATACACATAAGATAGAGCTTTGGCGACCATACGAGCTACCGTACTCTTACCCGCCCCCGCGGGTCCGTCGATCGCAATGTTGATTTTCTCGTTAAGATGCCTCGATTGACTCACCAAAGGGGCATTCCTCCTCAACCTACAAGCCTCAAGAAAAAAGCAGGCATTGCCTGCGACGTGAAAATTATACCACACAACCAGAACCGATGCAAAATCGTTCATTTCCCGGAAAATCAGTCAGTTGCTTCCGTCCTATAGTCTGTTCGATACCCTTCATAGCGATCAGTGGGCGAGAGCAGATTGCGCACTGTAGGAATGGTAAGCAGTAATTGGCTGATCGCCAGCAGCATAGCAAGCGTAATCAGCAATCTGCTCATCAAACGCTGGGCACGATCGCTAAAGGAGATAAATATCTCCTCATAGTCCTCTTCTCTGGATCGATTGCTCACCAAATGCACCTCCTGGTAATTATTGATTAGTTTTACCCAGGAGATGACCTAGCCATTCTCATCGATTCCTAAAATCAAACTGTCTTTCAAAGCAGTATCTGATTAATTTCTGTCTTTCAAAATCAGTGATCCCGATAAATTTAAGCATAACTAGCTCTCGCCCAGACTCCAACTTCTTCTTGCGGACAACCTCCGCTTCAAAAGGAACATGCTCAAGAGATCCGTTCTTATAAGGAATTAAGAGCCAGCAGTCCATCAAATCTCCTTCTGCAATCACATAATTACTGTCCACATAAAAGGACACTCCACCGCCGCCGACATCCTCGGTGCGAGTAACGAAGCGGGTGTCGTCCTTTAGCTTAACAGCGATTTCAAGTTCAGCAACTACCCTAAGGAAATCTCTGCGCTGGACCTTCGTAATCGATCCCGGCTCGGGCTTACGGATGCGAACCTGTTTCACTACATCATTCGTAAAGCCAAGCACATACGTATTAAAGTAATTCTTGACCCCCTCTTCAGTGAGGAAGTAAACGGAAAGTTCATCCCCTATGTACAGCCGTTTAAGTCGGTTCTTTCCGACCTCCATGGGAACCTCCATGAGAAAGGCGTCCTCCTCCGTATCAGAAATACGAGACTTATATTCCACCTTTCCCTCCTG from Paenibacillus sp. CAA11 encodes:
- a CDS encoding flagellar brake protein, coding for MYPKINDFVYIQVASREEQEGKVEYKSRISDTEEDAFLMEVPMEVGKNRLKRLYIGDELSVYFLTEEGVKNYFNTYVLGFTNDVVKQVRIRKPEPGSITKVQRRDFLRVVAELEIAVKLKDDTRFVTRTEDVGGGGVSFYVDSNYVIAEGDLMDCWLLIPYKNGSLEHVPFEAEVVRKKKLESGRELVMLKFIGITDFERQKLIRYCFERQFDFRNR
- the der gene encoding ribosome biogenesis GTPase Der, with the protein product MARPVVAIVGRPNVGKSTIFNRIIGDRLAIVEDKPGITRDRIYGIAEWNGKPFSIIDTGGIEIDGEDTILKSIRAQAELAIEEADVIIFMCDAKAGVTQSDEEVATLLYRSGKPVLMAVNKVDNLNRVDHIYEFYNLGFGDPIAVSGSHGTGVGDLLDAIVDNLPVIEEEEYDEDVIRVALIGRPNVGKSSLVNAILGEERVIVSDIAGTTRDAIDTPFEKDGQRYVLIDTAGMRKRGKVYETTEKYSVMRALKAIERSDVVLVVINGEEGIIEQDKHIAGYAYEAGKASLFVVNKWDVVEKNDKTMQEFERKIRDHFLFMTYAPVVFLSAKTKQRLHKLLPVVQHVSEQHAKRVQTHLLNDVVSDAVAINPPPTDKGRRLRINYVTQVAVKPPTIVVFVNDPELMHFSYERYLENKIRAAFDFDGTPIRLFTRRKSDEG
- the rpsA gene encoding 30S ribosomal protein S1, whose amino-acid sequence is MSEEMKDQQETVEATNQDELEQIVSLKKGDTVRGTIVKVEDNQAYVSIGYKYDGVIPIRELSSVQLDSAAEAVQVGQEVEAKVVSINDEKESLVLSKRAIDSENAWDELQKRFDSQETFEVVVKDVVKGGIVVDVGVRGFIPASMVERHFVEDFSDYKGRTLRVKVKELDRENNKVILSQKDVLDEEFEVNKQKIMAELQEGQVIEGTVQRLTQFGAFVDVGGVDGLVHVSEIAWSHVDKPSDALSEGDQVKVKVLKVDPEKGKISLSIKAAQPGPWETAADQFNTGDIVTGEVKRLVNFGAFVEIAPGVEGLVHISQISHKHIGTPHEVLKEGQSVQVKILDVNPSEKRVSLSIKETEEAPAPAPKAERTSNKGHSAREELNNPNVSLSNQGMSITLGERFGDKLSKLK
- a CDS encoding lysophospholipid acyltransferase family protein — protein: MIYNFGRGLLRVLYKLLFRLEGHGLHHVPREGGVLLCSNHISNFDPPTIGILLKRKVHFMAKAELFNIPVLGWLFRELGAFPVKRGGVSKESIKTTLKLLRGGEIIGIFPEGTRSRTGEIGEGNKGAATFALRSDAVVIPVAIMGSYKLFRKMKVVYGPPVDLDEFRENPGTDAAELATARIMSEIVKLKSNNR
- a CDS encoding stage VI sporulation protein F, whose translation is MSKNISKDALNAINKKTGKNISENAVKKLASTVKPSTLQSETQLRQLIKQVSSMANVPVSEQTINEIIVAVKKSGMNPHSMESLMKMMIKK
- the cmk gene encoding (d)CMP kinase, with protein sequence MVSQSRHLNEKINIAIDGPAGAGKSTVARMVAKALSYVYVDTGAMYRAVTWVMLKSGISPEDEQQVLQTAQNLVIDLIPSEEGQKVLVDGKEVTREIRSLEVSSQVSRYAQIEGLRSLMVTLQRQMALRKGVVMDGRDIGTTVLPDAEVKVFMTADAAERARRRYLELKDTTNVSLEQLERDITERDRLDAGREISPLRQADDATLLDTTQMSIEEVAEAIVSMCRLYGMERSKG
- the plsY gene encoding glycerol-3-phosphate 1-O-acyltransferase PlsY — its product is MVIFSILAVVISYLLGSISFSVLLAKALKGIDIRQHGSGNAGATNTLRTLGKGPAVLVLMLDILKGIAGVWLGIWLGNGSEWVPALCGIAVIIGHNWPVYFRFRGGKGIASTIGVMATLFFFPALYAGIIAILSIVFTRFVSLGSLIFVLLTPVFLLFTGEHGPYLWTSLIICVFAFWRHRSNIVKLIQGRENKLGSKGGKRVV
- a CDS encoding NAD(P)H-dependent glycerol-3-phosphate dehydrogenase → MFNKAAVLVAGSWGTALASVLADNGVEVALWTRNKNQAEQVNHEHRNEHYLPGVTLSPNIHATTDMGEALKGAEAVVMVAPSSAVRSVSRELKKYWQPDMLVLHATKGFETESMKRISTVISEELDCPEGQIVVLSGPSHAEEVVKRCPTTVVVASQEEIQAKRAQELFMNSYFRVYTNRDVIGVELAGALKNIIALGAGMSDGLGFGDNAKAALLTRGLAEITRIGVEMGANPLTFAGLAGVGDLVVTATSQHSRNWRAGYLLGQGKPLDEVLESMGMVVEGIRTTKAAHEISEQYGVQMPIARQLYHVLFEGLQVRTAVEALMGRDPKTEMEVMSLETWEQWHT
- a CDS encoding 2Fe-2S iron-sulfur cluster-binding protein; translation: MDVQITFLPQGKTVKVKQGTTVLSAARLARIHIATRCGGKASCMMCKVHTEPGAQNGLAALTAAEERKLGSLAGQGVRLACQAKLQGTATVRLPEDRLKAAIRRQLEQQEEDDLLW
- the spoIVA gene encoding stage IV sporulation protein A; translation: MEKVDIFKDIAERTGGDIYLGVVGAVRTGKSTFIKRFMETVVLPNISSEADRVRAVDELPQSAAGKTIMTTEPKFVPNNAVQIKVAEGLEVNVRLVDCVGYAVEGAKGYEDENGPRMISTPWFEEPIPFQEAAEIGTRKVIQEHSTLGVVITTDGTVADIPRYSYVESEERVVNELKEVGKPFVLVINSAKPRSEEALQLRSELAAKYDIPVLTLSAATMSEEDVTGVLREVLYEFPVHEVNVNLPSWVMVLNDNHWLRSNYENSVRDTVKDIRRLRDVERVVGSFMEYDFIDHAGLSGLNMGQGVAEIDLYAPDDLYDRILTEVVGVEIRGKDHLLQLMQEFTHAKREYDRFAEALEMVKTTGYGIAAPSLAEMALDEPELIRQGSRFGVRLKATAPSIHMIRVDVESEFAPIIGTEKQSEELVRYLMQDFENDPIKIWESDIFGRSLHSIVREGIQGKIALMPDNARYKLQETLGRIINEGSGGLIAIIL